The sequence CATATTGACCAAACGGAAGGGATCATTGGAAGTGGTCACCATTGGTGGTTTATTGTGTTATGGAAGCGGATGAATAATCTGAATCTACTTTTTACCTTAATAATTGAATTTGATCTAAAGATTGAGTATAACATATTGACAAACATGCTTAATTCGTGTAGTGACACTTCTCATAGGCCAATGGTCAAAGCAATGAACCTTTGCAATCTATCAAGCTCAATTCAAGGGGATAAAAAAACAAAGAGCTTTGAGCAAATTGAATGATATAATTTTCACTAGGGGTGTTTTTATGAGAAACAATCTTTCTTTAGGAATTAGTAAATGTTATGCTGCAATATGAGAACAAATTTTCCATAAGGAAACTAGAAAACAGCCTTGCAgctgaataaaaatgaaaacatCAAAGAGTTTAATGAGACATATCATTTACCTTCAGCTCGACCTCTTCTTGATGCTTTGGAAAATATAAGGATCTCTTGAGGATTCGCAACCTATATATCGTAGAAATGCCATACAATTCATCATTCATGGAACATTTTGGTTGTGTGGTGGGTTGGCTAAATGTTATATACACTTTCCCGACATATTTTTGAACAAATCTTTGTGGGTTTATCGTCATGAACCCAGAGTAGTCTACCTACACAATCACAAGAAAGGTTTGTAAAAATACAAATGTTGTCTAGACCAACAATTTGGAAAGGATGGACCATGCGGAAAAggccaaaaaaattcaaaaagaatataatatttcacCTTTACTCTAACTAAAGGAAGCTTGAGCTCTGCTTTGTTGATAGCCTTTTGACTAGATTTATCGATCAGATTTCTAACCTGCAGAAATAACACAATCTCAAAAGAATGAAAAGGCCTCACTGAAAAAGGTAGCATGGTATCGACGAACCAACAATGCAACAAATGCAGAAGAGGTAACTTGTCTGATTTTGTTTATCTGATAGGATAAAAAGAACATGGACAAATGTGAAGCCCTTACCACGTTATCCAAATATTCTAGGATAGAATTCTGATCGTTCGCATTAATATCGGGTTCATCCTTTAATACTACCTGTATGTTAATAATTGAGTACCTCAATGGAAATTCATCCACTTGTGGAACACATAAAAATGTCTCTACCTCTGTATATTCAAAAGGCCTCACTGAATTGAGAGGTATCTTGGTTGGTCGATATTGATTCCCCTGGTAATGAAATCAAATTTACAAAATCAAaactgaaaaattaaaaaacaaaagtaCGGAATATAAAAGCAAGCAcatgcaaaaatatttaatgagaagAAAAAACTCAGGTCAATAACTACCTTAACCTCTAGAAGAAGGACATGCTTTGGTTTTGATTCACCGTCAATGAGCGAAGTTGCTACAGATGAACCAGGTTGAGTAATGTGGAAACCCATGCCCGGGACTTCCTGTCATCAAAAACACTCAATCGGATTCTTTAACCAAGTAGCAACAGGTAAAACCAATGAAAATGCCTTGAGAGTTCAGAACCTGAGGATCAACAAGGCATTCATGCTCATGTCCCCATACAATAAAGTCCAAAAATCGAGGCAGAAAGTGCTAGTTTATAGCATTTTCTTAAACAAACCTGGACATCAAATGTTCAGGTAATTTACCTGAGCGAAAAATGGTGGCTTAGGTGGGTTAAGGGGAGTGGAGGACAAAGAGCGTGCCAAATGTTCGACGAAATGGAGGAGATATGGGGGGTGTATGCCTGCGATGTTGGAAGCTCTGGAGGTTGTTGAGGACTTGGACGAGGCATTAAAGCCTTGGGCAATGAACTTGACTAACAAAGAAAGGAGCATACTTTTGAAAGAGCAGTTGCAGTGGGAAAGGGCTATGGAGATTTTCGAGTGGTTTAAAGGGAAAGGATGTTATGAAGTGAACGTCATTCATTACAACATAATGCTTAGGATTCTTAGGAAAGCGCGGCAGTGGTGTGAGGTTGAGAGGTTGTGGGGATCCAGCCAATAAATTCAACTTATGGAACTTTGATTGATGTGTATAGCAAAGGTGGGTTCAGGGAGGAAGCAATCAAGTATTTGGAATTGATGAAGGAACGTAGAATGGAGCCAGATGAAGTGACCATGGGGAATGTGGTTCAAATGTATAAAAAGGCAGGGGAGTTTGAGACAGCTGAGGagtttttcaagaaatggtCGGTCAGTGAGCGGGTGGTGGATGAGCCTAGAAGTGTTACATCGAGGAGCAAACGTGGTGCTAATGGTGATTCGGGGGCAAATGCTTGTTTGAGCGTGTATACGTATAATACCTTGATCGACACTTATGGAAAAGGTGGGAAACTCCGAGAAGCAAGTGAGACTTTTGAAAGAATGCTCAAAGAAGATATTGTGCCCACCACGGTGACTTTCAATACTGTGATACACATGTATGGTAATAATGGTCATCTAGGGGAAGTTGCCTCGCTGATAAAGAAAATGGAGGAGGTTAACTGCTCTCCTGATACTCGAACATTCAACATTCTCATCTCCCTTTATGCTAAGCACGATGACATCGATATGGCATCGATCTATTTGAAGAAGATGAAAGATGCTTCTCTTGAACCAGATGCTGTCACTTATCGAACCCTCCTTTACGCATTCTCAATCAGGCAAATGGTTTATGAAGCTGAGGATCTTGTCTCGGAGATGGATGAAAGAGGATTGGAGATTGACGAATTCACACAATCTTCTTTGACTCGAATGTACATAGAATCCGGGATGTTGGAATCATCGTGGGCATGGTTCGAGAGATTCCACATTGCAGGGAACATGAGTTCTGAACGTTACTCGGCCAACATTGATGCTTTTGGCGAAAGTTTACAGAGGAGCACACAGCTTAGTTCAACCATGTATTCAACAATGAGCACACATCTTAGTTCGAAAGCTTTTAAGTGAAGGCATATAAAAGGACTAGTGCCGCAATGGAGAATGAAGTGAAGATTGACCTTGGTGAATACGAGCAGAACATGAAATTAGCTAAGAGACCACATGCGTAGAGAACTTCTTAGAGCAgcatcttgtcagtttctactTCCTTTATGCATTCAGGAACATGATTTTCCATTTCATTACGCAGCTGATCTCTTAGAGTTGGTGGCAAGCGTACAAATTGATCATAACTAAAGGTGAAAATTAATCagatatcaaaatttaaaaattagcaAAAGTAGAAGTATGTGACATCTTTGGACCAGAATCAATATCAATCGTCGCAAGAACTACAACTGAGCATTCCAAAAAACCACTTGGACTGTCCTCTATTTACCAAAAATCGGACACAATTTTATAGGGTAGCCATCATACGTGAGATCAAAAGGCTTGTGAGTACAAGGATGGATTTGGAAGATTAATACCTTGGCCAATTCCTCCATAGGCTCAGCATCATAGAGCGGTGGCAGAAATCCTGAATACTCATACAGAAGAGGACTAGAACCAGCAGAAAGGGCATATGCAGCTGTCAGCAGCACAAAAAAGAACCAATCATTCAGTGTTGTGAATTCCTATGTAATTAGGAGGCCGGTCTATTTTTCTAAATAATGTCAACATCCTGCACCACCTATACACATAAAAGAATagcaaaaacaaaaagagaTACAAAAAAAGATGTAGTTCTGGGGATAAGAAAATTCATGGACAAATTGGATACATTCATCATATATTCTCTTCAACTGCATGATTAGAATTGATTTGATGGGATTCATTTCTTATGCAGATGTACCCAAAATTGTGACACAGAATCTCCTACATGTGATGGAACTCATTTGaagattgttaaaaaaaattctcgtttatcaaaaattatgatCAACCTCATCAAATCACTTCAAAATATCAAAGCCATTGTGATTTAACTGAAAGGCACCTTCAGGTTAAGTATTGCCAAAAGAGCTGGTAACACATTCTGcctaagataaaaaaaaaaaatattgcagATCAACAGCAGCAAGAAACGAATATTTTTAAGGTACACGATGAATCCTTCCAATAAAACGAAAACACGTGAAAACACCCTTTTAGAATGCAACCATCCAAATTGAATTCAAAAGCTAAAATAAAGAAATGTTGTGAATAtgaaggaaaattatttttctatccgaaaaatttcaaagaaacaCACATATTTGCAGTCTTACATATAGGAGTAAGAATAACTAACACAGTCATTCAGTATGATATATAGCAACAGGAAACAAGCACACAATAACaacatttgcatctcaaggaatGAAGCAAAAAATCAAATGCACCATTTTAACGCATTTCATGATAGTGGGAAGGTAAACCCTTCCTTTCCacctattttatgaaaatattaaagcATCGACATTCTTACCAAGTTTATAAACATGACCTTAAATATTagattaagaaattataattttgcaAGAGTACAAAATTAGAACCGCAATAAGATGCCTACCTGTATGCTTCTCATGGTCAtcataaactaaaaatattttggtagaGTGAGAACAACTTAATTTCTTTCCAAACACTCTAACAACTTTGAAATAACATGAAGGAAATCAAAAGACAGATACGATGTGAACTTTAATAGCCATGTTTCCACACACCTGAGTCATTCTGTGTTGAGTCGTTGATGAAAAAATGATGCTTACGATTGAGGTGACATTGCAAACTATTGGCAAACTCCGCATAAGGCGGTTCCATATCACATGCCAACCTGcagaattatttcaaatataaaacaaaaatatgcacaataataaaaaacaaaagaatagcAAGCAGGTCCTTGCATTAGACATCATACAAACACGGTACCTCATAGAGTGGTCAAGAAAGTTAATGGAGTTTATTTTTCTCTATCCTTAGTAAGCCCCAGCCGCCATCCAAAcataaagacatttaattagaacatttttcatcaaaaaaGGAAGTTGACATAAAGTTCCAGAAAAAATATCAACGAGAGTAAAACAGAGAAAGGCGAGAGAGAGAAGCAGCGAACGTAATATGTATTAATACATTATGAGCAACAATCCAGTCCATCCACAATATATGATTGCCATAAGCCATTATAAAGAAAAGTGAACAAAGAATCCTCGATTGCATCCTTCCCCACAAATGATACAACCAAATATTGCATTATTTTCTAAATTAGCATATGACTATAAATGGAAAATACTTTGGAAATGATCTTCCAAggaacatataataaaatatattttactctATGCATGTAATATGATATACCTCATTCAAGGAAAAGCTGACTTCAGCAATGATTTCACACCTGGAGCAGTAAAAAACATCAATAAAGAAAGCCCAAGCAGATtccttcaaatcaaataaaaaattggtgAGAAGAGTCTTAAGCATATTCCATCAAATGAAATACACAATAGGTCAGAAGTTAAAATGAATAACAAAGAAACTAGACGGCATTTGTGcacataaaaaataagttataaCCGATAAAAGAGTAAAACATCATAGTGTTTGTTTCAGCATCAAATTATTACagtttcaaatcatatcaaattgaaTTCTTTTGGTACTGCAACGTCCAGAACAGAACATCATAAGAATGCTCCAAAGTTGCAGTGTTATAATTCTGCAAGACCCTAACAAGAAAAAAATAGTTTTCTACAGGTACCAAAAGAAATCATTTTGAAATGAAGgcaaaaagaaaaacagaaaacaGAAGCTCTCCTCTCCTTCGATGAAGAGGTATTgatattaaacaaattaaaagaaTAAGAAAATATGAATGCATCCACCACACAGGGAAGAGACAAATAGAGTACAGGAACACAAATTGGCACTGGATGTGCTCATTTGATCAAGCTCCTTGCTCATCACATGATTATTCACATCCACGTATTGTTCTAATAAAAGAGAACCGTCATCCACAGCCCTAGTTAAACTTACTTGCAACTTCCCATAGCAAATAAGACAATCCTGTTGATGAAGGACAAATTAGAAGTATTGCAAACGTTTTACTACAAATCAAAAAATCAATTCAGTATTGCTCAAGATACATTTAGACTTTGATCATGAGCCGCAAACCAGTACCGAAACACAAAATGATTTACTGCTTGATGAATTTCCATGGATTTGCCACCTAAATTTGGTCCTATCCTCTGATAAATATGTATTGATGCACTCCACAAGTTTGCGAGAAATTTTTCCCTCATCCGTAACatgcaaaaggaaaaaaattatccaTTTGTCAATTATTGCAATAGCATAACTATAAGAAATCTGTAAGGTGGAACATGACTAAAAAAACATCGATGTGTTACCTTGCATGAGAAAAAATTCCAACAAAGCCCAAAATAATGTTATCTTGAAGATCATCGGGAGTATCTCCAGTCGGGTTTTCAAAAGTGGATGAAGTGTCAAGGTGGAGCAGAAAACCTCTTCTTTTGGGTTCAATCGACCGACATTTTCTGCACTCAGACATGTTTCCATGTAGAGAAGCACAAGATCTGTCCATGATTGGCACAACATAATGAGAACAGAACTTTACGACATTTTAAAGCAAGGATCCATTTGCTGACAAGCAACTATATACTCTTGGATCACTTTTCCAAGATAAAGTAGTATCTAGATCCGACTTACCAGATTATTAAAACTtgatgtttattattttatgttatgtAGATGTTCTtcatattaaatcaaataatttaaaatattttaaaatttttaacacAATTAAGAAACAAAAAGAGTAAAAGAAAGTGTTTCAGTGCTATTGAATTGGCTATGCACAATGTTGTTGCTCGAACTTGAAACTTGAAACGTGGAATTCGCCCGGTTGGAGACCCTCTGAGGTAGCCCTACACTTCAAGGCAACGAGAGTCACATAGATGTCAAGTTAGTGAATGGCAGACTCATCAATGCATCAAGTGACATGTTTACTTAACCCTAAGTGtgaaaaggcccgtatttcgtatttaaaattttgcggaattattaaaaattttctaaataaataaataacttgcccaattgataaaataaacatgtaaataattttaactttaaaataacagcggaagtcaacataatatctcaaacaacaatttaaacaTAATCCAACAtgtaaaatcgagtttgaataataaaaggtgcataaattaaatcatgaggtcctcgggtttactactgctgccacaagatcgctcactggtctacgccctccgtctcgacttcatcagtacctacaacaatcaagtctagtgagtctaaagactctcatgtatatatcgtgaataacaagtaaatatatcataaaatcgcgtgcaacgtaaaaatatagtatcgtaaagcgcatgatgaaaatcgtatcatgaataattataactacgtgcatatctgaaaatcatacgtaaaagctttgctcaatagagctctgtcatgtcatatNNNNNNNNNNNNNNNNNNNNNNNNNNNNNNNNNNNNNNNNNNNNNNNNNNNNNNNNNNNNNNNNNNNNNNNNNNNNNNNNNNNNNNNNNNNNNNNNNNNNNNNNNNNNNNNNNNNNNNNNNNNNNNNNNNNNNNNNNNNNNNNNNNNNNNNNNNNNNNNNNNNNNNNNNNNNNNNNNNNNNNNNNNNNNNNNNNNNNNNNNNNNNNNNNNNNNNNNNNNNNNNNNNNNNNNNNNNNNNNNNNNNNNNNNNNNNNNNNNNNNNNNNNNNNNNNNNNNNNNNNNNNNNNNNNNNNNNNNNNNNNNNNNNNNNNNNNNNNNNNNNNNNNNNNNNNNNNNNNNNNNNNNNNNNNNNNNNNNNNNNNNNNNNNNNNNNNNNNNNNNNNNNNNNNNNNNNNNNNNNNNNNNNNNNNNNNNNNNNNNNNNNNNNNNNNNNNNNNNNNNNNNNNNNNNNNNNNNNNNNNNNNNNNNNNNNNNNNNNNNNNNNNNNNNNNNNNNNNNNNNNNNNNNNNNNNNNNNNNNNNNNNNNNNNNNNNNNNNNNNNNNNNNNNNNNNNNNNNNNNNNNNNNNNNNNNNNNNNNNNNNNNNNNNNNNNNNNNNNNNNNNNNNNNNNNNNNNNNNNNNNNNNNNNNNNNNNNNNNNNNNNNNNNNNNNNNNNNNNNNNNNNNNNNNNNNNNNNNNNNNNNNNNNNNNNNNNNNNNNNNNNNNNNNNNNNNNNNNNNNNNNNNNNNNNNNNNNNNNNNNNNNNNNNNNNNNNNNNNNNNNNNNNNNNNNNNNNNNNNNNNNNNNNNNNNNNNNNNNNNNNNNNNNNNNNNNNNNNNNNNNNNNNNNNNNNNNNNNNNNNNNNNNNNNNNNNNNNNNNNNNNNNNNNNNNNNNNNNNNNNNNNNNNNNNNNNNNNNNNNNNNNNNNNNNNNNNNNNNNNNNNNNNNNNNNNNNNNNNNNNNNNNNNNNNNNNNNNNNNNNNNNNNNNNNNNNNNNNNNNNNNNNNNNNNNNNNNNNNNNNNNNNNNNNNNNNNNNNNNNNNNNNNNNNNNNNNNNNNNNNNNNNNNNNNNNNNNNNNNNNNNNNNNNNNNNNNNNNNNNNNNNNNNNNNNNNNNNNNNNNNNNNNNNNNNNNNNNNNNNNNNNNNNNNNNNNNNNNNNNNNNNNNNNNNNNNNNNNNNNNNNNNNNNNNNNNNNNNNNNNNNNNNNNNNNNNNNNNNNNNNNNNNNNNNNNNNNNNNNNNNNNNNNNNNNNNNNNNNNNNNNNNNNNNNNNNNNNNNNNNNNNNNNNNNNNNNNNNNNNNNNNNNNNNNNNNNNNNNNNNNNNNNNNNNNNNNNNNNNNNNNNNNNNNNNNNNNNNNNNNNNNNNNNNNNNNNNNNNNNNNNNNNNNNNNNNNNNNNNNNNNNNNNNNNNNNNNNNNNNNNNNNNNNNNNNNNNNNNNNNNNNNNNNNNNNNNNNNNNNNNNNNNNNNNNNNNNNNNNNNNNNNNNNNNNNNNNNNNNNNNNNNNNNNNNNNNNNNNNNNNNNNNNNNNNNNNNNNNNNNNNNNNNNNNNNNNNNNNNNNNNNNNNNNNNNNNNNNNNNNNNNNNNNNNNNNNNNNNNNNNNNNNNNNNNNNNNNNNNNNNNNNNNNNNNNNNNNNNNNNNNNNNNNNNNNNNNNNNNNNNNNNNNNNNNNNNNNNNNNNNNNNNNNNNNNNNNNNNNNNNNNNNNNNNNNNNNNNNNNNNNNNNNNNNNNNNNNNNNNNNNNNNNNNNNNNNNNNNNNNNNNNNNNNNNNNNNNNNNNNNNNNNNNNNNNNNNNNNNNNNNNNNNNNNNNNNNNNNNNNNNNNNNNNNNNNNNNNNNNNNNNNNNNNNNNNNNNNNNNNNNNNNNNNNNNNNNNNNNNNNNNNNNNNNNNNNNNNNNNNNNNNNNNNNNNNNNNNNNNNNNNNNNNNNNNNNNNNNNNNNNNNNNNNNNNNNNNNNNNNNNNNNNNNNNNNNNNNNNNNNNNNNNNNNNNNNNNNNNNNNNNNNNNNNNNNNNNNNNNNNNNNNNNNNNNNNNNNNNNNNNNNNNNNNNNNNNNNNNNNNNNNNNNNNNNNNNNNNNNNNNNNNNNNNNNNNNNNNNNNNNNNNNNNNNNNNNNNNNNNNNNNNNNNNNNNNNNNNNNNNNNNNNNNNNNNNNNNNNNNNNNNNNNNNNNNNNNNNNNNNNNNNNNNNNNNNNNNNNNNNNNNNNNNNNNNNNNNNNNNNNNNNNNNNNNNNNNNNNNNNNNTTTTTTTTTAATGTCTTGACCGAAAGTTGTTACCCATTTGCATGGTATTGTTTAagtcttatattttaaatgtttaagatttttaatcatctattttattacattaacaaattaatttaggatagaatcttgcatggcattgcatggtttaaaattttattatttatatgctattttaaatttcttgacTATTTTATAtctagattaattcatccttatttgtttacataatttaatttaagctttaattaaatatttaacctaaaagaatttatttaactaCTTAGCTcacataaatttaataaatcttaaaacattctttttctttaaaattaaattattctttgacttaaattaaatttaggaatatttttcttattattaatcttatctctaatctccaaactccggtccgacctcgcgtatttatcctgaaaagataaaactaaacatcttcttttaaaataaataaaacacttcatattttcttaaaaattcatctttaatttaaataataaaaattatgcatggcttatacgtaatctgatttttcgggTACTACAACTCTACCCCCttaaaggaatttcgtccccgaaattaaaacttaccgaataactcgggatatcgactcttcatctctggctcagattcccacgtagcttcatCCTCTGAAtgattgagccatttgactttcactagcttgaccattttgttccgaagctttttcttcTGTCTGTCTAAaatttgcactggtctttcctcatatgacaaattcggagtgagctgcaacggttcaaagttcaagacatgtgatggattcgccatatacttcctcagcatggagacgtgacACACGTTGtctaccccggccagattcggcggaagagcaacacggtaagctaacgtcccaactctgtcgaggatctcaaatggtccgatgaatctcggactgagctttcctttcttcccgaaccgcatgacacctttcatcggtgctatcttcacgaaaacatggtcaccaacagcaaactccagatctctcctcctctgatccgcataactcttttgtctactctgagcagtcttcatcttgtcacggatcttgactactgtaTCAACAGCCTGCTgcacaatctccggacccaactctgatctctcccctacttcatcccaatgtataggagatctacacttacgaccgtacagtgcttcatatggagccatacctatagacgactgaaaactgttgttataggtaaactccaccaacggtagttttgattcccaactcccggagaaatcaaggacacatgcacgaagaagatcctccaaaatctgaataactctctcggactgaccatctgtctggggGTGAAAAGccgtgctaaacaacaacttcgtacccatagttgaatgtagactcttccaaaatgatgaagtgaatctaggatctcgatcagacacgatagaaatgggaataccatgaagtctaacgatctcccgaatatataactctgcatactggatcatggagaaagtcgtcttaataggcaagaaatgagctgatttcgtaagacgatcaacaatcacccatatagcatttgaccctctgactgacttcggcagaccgacaacgaagtccatagtaacattctcccacttccactcgggaataggaagagacttgagcaaacctgctggtctctggtgttccgctttcactagctgacacgtcagacactcggatacaaatcgtctgatatccctcttcattcctggccaccaatataataactgcagatctttgtacatcttcgtactccctggatgaatagagtacggcgacatatgggcctcagctaaaatatctgctcgaatagaatcgctgctcggaacccacattctgtctcgatatctgacaataccgTCTCTAACTGTGTACAAGATACCGCCAttggcttcatctctctgtctccacttagccaactgctcgtctgctaactgtccactgcgaatacggtctagaagagaagactggatcgtcaaagtagatagacaaGGAACTttaccttgaggatatgtctccagatcaaacctctgcatctcaaactgaagaggtctcgaaacccccaaatgagccatccctgcgactttcctgctcaacgcatccgcaactacattagctttgccaggatgatagctaatgtcacagtcatagtccttcactaactccaaccaacgcctctgccgcatattcaactctttctgtgtaaagaagtatttgagactcttgtggtcgttgaagatctggcacttctctccgtacaaataatgcctccaaatcttcaatgcaaatactacggctgccaactctagatcatgggtaggataattcttctcatgaatcttcaactgacgagaagcatatgctatcaccttcccatgctgcatcaataccgcgcctaacccgagtttcgaagcatcggtatacaaaacaaaatcccCGGGTCCTgaaggcatggccaatactggcgctgaaataagagcttgcttcaatgtatcgaagctcttctgacattcttcgctccacacatacttaacattcttcttcgtcaatgacgtgagtggaactgcgatggaggagaatccctgaataaacttccgatagtatcctgctagtccaaggaaactacggatctctgatgcattttgcggcacaacccaatccctgactgctgcaactttcgccgggtctacctcaataccgctgctagaaacgacgtggcctaagaacgccactttctctaaccagaactcgcacttgctgaacttcgcgaatagcttATGCTTTTGTAAGGTCTGCaatactgtggtcagatgtctgctgtgatcctcttgattctttgagtagatcagaatatcgtctatgaatactatcacgaactgatcaagatacggctggaatacgcgattcatgagatccatgaagatcgctggcgcattcgtcaaaccgaacggcatcacaagaaactcgaagtggccataacgagtcctaaaagcagtcttgagaacatcagcgtctttcacccgcaactgatgatacccagaacgcagatcaatcttggagaatactgaagctccctgcaactgatcaaataaatcttcaatcctcgggagtgggtatttgttcttcactgtaactttgttcaactcccgataatcaatgcaaagcctcatcgacccatccttcttcttcacaaataagactggcgcgccccatggagaaaaactcgggcgaatgaactccttgtcaagaagttcctgaatctgcttcttgagttctgccatctctgtcggtgctaatcggtacggtgcctttgagatcggcgcggtacctggcataagctcaatagagaattccacctctcgcacaggtggtaaaccagtgacgtcatcaggaaaaacatctagaAAGTCTTTGACAACAGGAACATCGGATGCTGACTGTTTGGGCGTCTCAGGAACAGATACAAGagtagctaaaaatgctcggcaccctctatgaatgagcttcctagcctggacacaagatatcatacgcggta comes from Primulina huaijiensis isolate GDHJ02 chromosome 2, ASM1229523v2, whole genome shotgun sequence and encodes:
- the LOC140963002 gene encoding double-strand break repair protein MRE11-like, yielding MSECRKCRSIEPKRRGFLLHLDTSSTFENPTGDTPDDLQDNIILGFVGIFSHAREKFLANLWSASIHIYQRIGPNLGGKSMEIHQAVNHFVFRYWFAAHDQSLNDCLICYGKLQESAWAFFIDVFYCSRCEIIAEVSFSLNERKINSINFLDHSMRLACDMEPPYAEFANSLQCHLNRKHHFFINDSTQNDSAAYALSAGSSPLLYEYSGFLPPLYDAEPMEELAKEVPGMGFHITQPGSSVATSLIDGESKPKHVLLLEVKGNQYRPTKIPLNSVRPFEYTEVVLKDEPDINANDQNSILEYLDNVVRNLIDKSSQKAINKAELKLPLVRVKVDYSGFMTINPQRFVQKYVGKVANPQEILIFSKASRRGRAEDKIDDSERLRPEKLNQQNIEALVAESNLKMEILPVSDLDVALHNFVNKDDKMAFYSCLQYKETRNRIAGDSDIQKFEEEDIIVKVGECLEERVKERASKTVGQQQFTFSGQSSENLTNTNSNVGCEASFSDDEDATLFAGTKSTRIGKKDLSQTFRTSHDSSEAGKTIARGRGRGRGRGRGRGRASSTLKQTTLDAALSLRPSRRSASTVTSASVQSLADDEDIVDSDSNDETEKFDSKDIDGSSDDALPLQGKGRKRATSRGRGRGSATASKRGRKSDSSSASLQRLLTSRDDDEDDEEIVKKLSTPQPRDEFQMRLISLLKLHEFDMEFTLNLTLCFIHQNKIKKFEIHHFKSIQAQLEKEFNR